The following are encoded together in the Scytonema millei VB511283 genome:
- a CDS encoding glycosyltransferase family 4 protein, with protein sequence MRHPSQEEQTIVPIGYKFDAYPEKRNIINIVPDVEYKKVRDIFILKQRLASLFNRLANRQIFSLIDSYNQFYDFDLNRVSLLHFFNTISYGSTPWITTFETFLPRLSCLLSCPSDRNLELDFSALKSETKMHKAFQALSRDACRRIIAMSDCNANMQKKLLKEFSEYQENIESKLIVMHPPQRVFVSKYADKDLSLDDKITFMFVGSSFFRKGGQEIIQTLKNLKDKYNYNLELTVVSSLNIDNYATKETPSDLEKVKHLIEHSDWINYFPQLPNHEVIELMKKSHIGLLPTYADTYGYSVLEFQAAGCPVITTNVRALPEINNDRVGWTIAVPKNSLGEAIYTTKEDRYVISKLICERIEQVVHEIFANRAIILEKSQNSISRIIEHHSIDRYAAKLRNIYLEAIGADKT encoded by the coding sequence TTGCGTCACCCCAGTCAAGAGGAGCAGACGATTGTGCCGATCGGCTATAAATTCGATGCCTATCCAGAGAAAAGAAATATTATTAACATAGTTCCCGATGTTGAATATAAGAAAGTTCGCGATATTTTTATCTTGAAACAGAGGCTTGCCAGTCTATTCAATCGGCTTGCCAACCGCCAGATATTTTCTCTAATTGACTCCTATAATCAGTTCTATGATTTCGATCTGAATCGAGTTAGTCTTTTACATTTTTTCAATACTATCAGTTATGGTTCTACTCCCTGGATTACGACATTTGAAACGTTTCTACCAAGATTGTCTTGCTTGCTTTCATGTCCGAGCGATCGCAACTTAGAACTCGATTTTTCGGCTCTGAAAAGTGAAACCAAAATGCACAAGGCGTTTCAAGCACTTTCTCGCGATGCTTGTCGGCGGATTATTGCCATGTCTGATTGCAATGCTAACATGCAAAAAAAGCTGCTAAAAGAATTTTCTGAATATCAAGAAAACATAGAAAGCAAATTGATAGTTATGCATCCGCCGCAAAGAGTATTTGTCTCTAAATATGCAGATAAAGATTTGAGCCTGGATGACAAGATAACCTTTATGTTTGTCGGTTCATCTTTCTTTCGTAAAGGAGGACAAGAAATTATTCAGACATTAAAAAATTTGAAGGATAAGTATAATTACAATCTTGAGTTAACAGTTGTTAGCTCTCTTAATATTGACAATTATGCTACTAAAGAAACACCATCTGATCTTGAAAAAGTCAAGCATTTAATTGAACACTCTGACTGGATTAACTATTTTCCCCAATTACCCAATCACGAAGTTATTGAGTTGATGAAAAAGTCGCATATTGGTTTATTACCAACCTATGCTGATACGTATGGCTACTCTGTTTTGGAATTTCAAGCAGCAGGGTGTCCTGTTATTACAACTAACGTCAGAGCTTTACCAGAAATTAATAACGATCGTGTAGGGTGGACGATCGCGGTTCCTAAAAATAGTTTAGGAGAAGCAATTTACACGACAAAAGAAGATAGATACGTCATTAGCAAATTAATTTGTGAGAGAATCGAACAAGTAGTACATGAGATATTTGCCAATCGCGCGATAATCCTAGAGAAATCTCAAAATTCAATCTCTAGAATTATCGAACATCATTCCATCGATCGCTACGCGGCAAAGCTGAGAAATATTTACCTTGAAGCCATTGGAGCAGACAAAACTTGA
- a CDS encoding photosystem Q(B) protein 1, whose protein sequence is MNTIVQRRPELEIAKVWNRFCEWVTSTDNRIYIGWFGVLMIPTLLAASICFMLAFAIAPSVDLDGIREPVVGSLMGGNNLITAAVIPTSAAIALHFYPIWEAASVDEWLYNGGPYQLIVLHFLIGVWCYLGRLWEVSYRLGMRPWTAVAFSAPAAAATAVLLVYPIGQGSFADGLPLGIAGTFNFMLAVQADHNILMHPFHMLGVAGVFGGALLSSLHGSLVASTLIRQTQEHESVNAGYKLGQSQMTYHYLAGHYGFLGRLLVPWFASRNHRAFHFLLAALPTVGIWFATAGICSVAFNLNGFNFNHSILDSSGRVVRTEADLLNRANLGIQAMHAVNTHHFPNIIAGGGIQPINIASIL, encoded by the coding sequence ATGAACACTATTGTTCAACGGCGACCGGAATTAGAAATTGCCAAAGTATGGAATCGATTTTGCGAGTGGGTAACAAGTACTGACAATCGAATTTATATTGGTTGGTTTGGCGTACTGATGATTCCCACCCTATTAGCAGCCAGCATTTGTTTTATGCTTGCCTTTGCGATCGCCCCATCTGTCGATTTAGATGGCATTAGAGAGCCTGTCGTCGGTTCGCTGATGGGTGGAAATAACTTAATTACAGCCGCAGTCATACCAACTTCAGCGGCGATCGCGTTGCACTTTTACCCGATTTGGGAAGCCGCATCTGTGGATGAATGGCTTTACAACGGCGGTCCCTACCAACTGATCGTGCTTCACTTTCTCATCGGCGTGTGGTGTTACTTGGGACGACTGTGGGAAGTGAGCTATCGCTTGGGTATGCGTCCTTGGACTGCTGTAGCTTTCTCTGCGCCAGCCGCCGCAGCCACAGCAGTATTGCTGGTCTATCCCATCGGTCAGGGTAGCTTTGCCGATGGACTTCCTTTGGGAATTGCTGGCACGTTCAATTTTATGTTGGCAGTCCAAGCAGACCACAACATTCTCATGCATCCTTTCCACATGTTAGGGGTAGCGGGAGTTTTTGGTGGCGCGCTTTTGAGTTCTTTGCACGGTTCTCTGGTAGCTTCTACCCTCATCCGCCAAACTCAGGAGCATGAATCTGTCAATGCGGGATATAAATTAGGTCAGTCGCAGATGACATATCACTACTTGGCAGGACACTATGGTTTTCTAGGACGGCTTTTAGTTCCTTGGTTTGCTAGTAGAAATCATCGCGCTTTTCACTTTCTCCTAGCTGCCTTGCCTACAGTAGGAATCTGGTTTGCTACTGCGGGAATTTGTAGTGTAGCGTTCAATTTAAATGGCTTTAACTTCAACCACTCGATTCTCGACAGTAGCGGTCGAGTTGTCAGAACAGAAGCAGATCTGTTGAACCGTGCCAACTTGGGAATTCAAGCGATGCACGCAGTTAATACCCACCATTTCCCGAATATCATAGCTGGAGGTGGAATACAGCCCATAAACATTGCGTCTATTCTATGA
- the larE gene encoding ATP-dependent sacrificial sulfur transferase LarE, which yields MLQKLEQLKALFAQMERALIAYSGGVDSTLVAKIATDVLGDRAIAVTAVSPSLLPEELEDAQVQAAQIGIVHKIIQTHEMDNPNYTSNPVNRCYFCKSELHDTLKPLAKEWGYPYIVDGVNADDLRDYRPGIQAAKERGVRSPLAEMGVTKAEVRQLSQQLGLSWWDKPAQPCLSSRFPYGEEITVSKLQRVGRAEIYLRKLGWQNLRVRSEGDTARIELMPDLIKDFVAQTDLVALTAAFQSYGFVYVTLDLEGYRSGKLNQVLSAPMASR from the coding sequence ATGTTACAAAAACTAGAGCAGTTAAAGGCTTTGTTTGCTCAGATGGAACGGGCGTTGATTGCCTATTCTGGGGGTGTGGATAGCACTTTAGTCGCTAAGATTGCTACTGATGTTTTGGGCGATCGCGCGATCGCGGTTACGGCTGTTTCTCCTTCCTTGTTGCCAGAAGAATTGGAAGATGCCCAAGTTCAAGCAGCACAAATCGGAATTGTCCATAAAATTATTCAAACGCATGAAATGGACAATCCAAATTACACTTCCAATCCCGTAAATCGCTGCTATTTCTGTAAAAGCGAGTTACACGATACGCTCAAACCCTTGGCAAAGGAATGGGGATACCCTTATATCGTCGATGGGGTGAACGCTGACGATTTGCGCGATTATCGCCCAGGTATTCAGGCGGCGAAAGAACGCGGCGTGCGATCGCCTCTGGCAGAAATGGGAGTGACAAAAGCTGAAGTCCGGCAATTATCGCAACAATTGGGTTTGTCTTGGTGGGATAAACCAGCCCAACCCTGTCTCAGTTCCCGCTTTCCCTATGGCGAAGAAATTACTGTATCTAAGCTACAGCGGGTAGGCAGGGCAGAAATTTATTTACGCAAGTTGGGATGGCAAAATTTAAGGGTGCGATCGGAGGGAGATACGGCAAGAATTGAGTTAATGCCAGATCTAATTAAAGATTTTGTCGCTCAGACAGATTTAGTGGCGCTAACTGCGGCATTTCAAAGTTATGGTTTTGTCTATGTCACGCTCGATCTAGAAGGTTATCGGAGTGGCAAGCTCAATCAAGTTTTGTCTGCTCCAATGGCTTCAAGGTAA
- a CDS encoding YqhA family protein, translated as MRQLLASARYIMFLPALSNVLAALVLMIYSAKQTLFVILELLSKTLTLGKVPKATLFKTAISFIEIVDIMLLATVILICGLGLYELFIGGLKLPSWLSIRNLDDLKEKLIKSVIAVIAVQFLVAVVHNDSNLLSYGAAISMVTVALAVFTNLSHSAKKKLQAEDEVYKTEKVIKHVLHRHQDSAEHLQNITSINPQSDRRAS; from the coding sequence ATGCGTCAGCTACTAGCTTCTGCAAGATATATCATGTTTCTGCCTGCATTATCTAATGTCTTAGCAGCATTGGTATTGATGATCTATAGTGCGAAACAAACTTTGTTTGTTATTCTTGAGCTTTTGAGTAAAACCCTCACGCTTGGAAAAGTCCCCAAAGCCACCCTTTTCAAAACTGCTATTAGCTTTATTGAGATAGTTGATATCATGCTCTTAGCTACTGTAATTTTGATTTGTGGTCTGGGTTTGTACGAGCTATTTATTGGTGGTTTAAAACTTCCAAGTTGGTTGTCAATTCGCAATCTGGATGACCTCAAAGAAAAACTCATTAAGTCAGTCATAGCTGTGATAGCCGTTCAGTTTCTTGTGGCGGTGGTGCATAATGATAGCAATTTGCTATCCTATGGTGCAGCAATATCTATGGTAACTGTTGCCTTGGCAGTTTTTACTAATTTATCGCATAGTGCGAAGAAAAAGCTTCAAGCTGAAGATGAGGTTTATAAAACCGAAAAAGTTATCAAACATGTTTTACATAGACATCAAGATTCAGCAGAGCATCTACAAAATATTACATCAATTAATCCACAATCCGATCGCCGTGCTAGTTAG
- a CDS encoding DUF3288 family protein — translation MSANSETKDQQHPLYRRDRAIVDRLQTDPVSDYNLAELARLRIRYRGFPGARDIQSDLDAIMQRWNLTEDSLYEKTRQIHATSSIYQNAVRDAEDWS, via the coding sequence ATGAGTGCCAATTCAGAAACCAAAGACCAACAACATCCTTTGTACAGACGCGATCGCGCGATCGTCGATCGCCTGCAAACCGATCCCGTCAGCGATTACAATTTGGCAGAACTAGCACGACTGCGAATTCGTTATCGCGGCTTCCCTGGAGCTAGAGACATCCAATCGGACTTAGACGCAATAATGCAGAGATGGAATTTAACGGAAGATAGTTTATACGAAAAAACCCGCCAAATTCACGCCACTAGCTCCATCTACCAAAATGCAGTCAGAGACGCAGAAGATTGGAGCTGA
- a CDS encoding isochorismatase, which translates to MITTQLPIPPHFAPEKVGEVWRVPYQQQAAAAREWAKKYQIKPASVDKTQVCLLLIDVQNTFCIPDFELFVGGQSGTGAVEDNRRLCEFIYRNLGTISAIAPTLDTHTAMQIFHPIFWVNQDGEHPTPSATNITPTDIEQGVWQVNPAVAYSLKLDYNTLQRHAFHYVKQLSQHGKYPLTVWSYHSMLGGIGHALVSAVEEAVFFHCIARDSQTQFEIKGNNPLTENYSVLRPEVLDGADGKPIAQKNSRLIQQLLEFDAVIIAGQAKSHCVAWTVDDLLTEIQQVDPSLAKKVYLLEDCTSAVVVPGVVDYTEPANAAFQRFADAGMQIVKSTQPLAIANWSI; encoded by the coding sequence ATGATTACCACCCAATTACCAATTCCCCCTCATTTTGCACCAGAGAAAGTTGGCGAAGTCTGGCGCGTCCCTTACCAACAACAGGCAGCAGCGGCGCGAGAGTGGGCAAAAAAATATCAAATCAAACCAGCTTCAGTAGACAAAACTCAAGTTTGTTTGCTACTAATTGACGTACAGAATACTTTTTGCATTCCCGATTTTGAATTATTTGTGGGCGGACAATCCGGTACTGGGGCAGTCGAAGATAATCGGAGACTTTGTGAATTTATTTATCGTAATTTAGGGACGATTAGCGCGATCGCACCAACACTAGATACTCACACAGCAATGCAGATTTTTCATCCAATCTTTTGGGTTAACCAAGATGGAGAACATCCAACGCCATCTGCAACAAATATTACGCCTACAGATATCGAACAAGGGGTTTGGCAAGTTAATCCTGCTGTGGCTTATAGTTTGAAATTAGACTATAATACGCTCCAAAGACATGCCTTCCACTACGTCAAACAACTGAGTCAGCATGGCAAATATCCCCTCACAGTTTGGTCTTATCATTCTATGTTAGGTGGCATCGGTCATGCTTTAGTTTCTGCGGTAGAAGAAGCAGTATTTTTCCATTGTATTGCCCGCGATAGTCAAACTCAATTTGAAATTAAAGGTAATAATCCATTAACAGAAAACTATTCCGTTTTGCGTCCTGAAGTTCTTGACGGCGCAGACGGCAAACCAATTGCTCAAAAGAATTCTCGATTAATTCAACAACTATTAGAATTTGATGCTGTCATTATTGCAGGACAGGCTAAAAGCCATTGTGTTGCTTGGACAGTAGATGATTTATTAACTGAAATTCAGCAAGTCGATCCGAGTCTGGCTAAGAAAGTTTATTTATTAGAAGATTGTACTTCTGCTGTTGTCGTGCCTGGTGTAGTTGACTATACCGAACCAGCAAACGCGGCTTTTCAAAGGTTTGCTGATGCTGGAATGCAGATCGTGAAATCAACACAACCTTTGGCGATCGCTAATTGGTCAATTTAA
- a CDS encoding glycosyl transferase, producing MTSGWWLAIGEQGVGEQRGNNCQPSTVNRQPSTVNRQPSTVNRQPSTVNHQPMTNDQ from the coding sequence GTGACTAGTGGCTGGTGGCTAGCGATCGGGGAGCAGGGAGTAGGGGAGCAGAGGGGCAACAACTGTCAACCGTCAACTGTCAACCGTCAACCGTCAACTGTCAACCGTCAACCGTCAACTGTCAACCGTCAACCGTCAACTGTCAACCATCAACCAATGACAAATGACCAATGA
- a CDS encoding hybrid sensor histidine kinase/response regulator, which produces MQTLEHSQVMQRQELSIAAQLHLLIVEDVKADVDLMILALESAQIAFTFDIAKSHGECQHLLQTQTYDAILADYRLPQFTAYQVLQLLQASGHEIPLILVTGSLGEEAAVDCIKAGMTDYVMKERLFRLPVVLKRSLQEFELRRQQQQAAARTQLQAQQQAIINHIVHAMRETLVLDEVLQITADMLHQALGLSRCLISQPNSQAQMGVYHISAATREREHLLGHECSLYPFYKDKLLRGEMLIVRDMDENVPIAVRDIAGECNIRAVIIAPLLYRQSFLGGIILHQCDRERDWTEQEISLVRAISDQCAIAIHQVQLFSQVQQQLHRQQTLNQISQALNSILDPDVILQEIVRLTGECFDVDRLLIFSVDTDTVQILKEWRASDRIYSMLNLQFPKSEWSDLIEPDSDFYCRRYFHAPNYSQLPPTRIRQLQIEQASTRSVLCVPIFIRDRLFGGLSLHTTNAYRTFTHEEIYLLQQIADQAAIALYNAQSYERLEELVQQRTQELEAEKLVSETANRAKSEFLSNISHELRTPLTGILGFSGVLMEQIFGSLNAKQKQYVECIHTSGKHLLDLINDLLDLTKIEAGKEELTPETLSIEDIAQACLSLFQERCRQRGLEFHLAIAAETITCTADRRRLNQILVNLLSNALKFTDTGSITLRIEQTSQEILFSVIDTGIGIALEDCEAIFHPFHQVDSGLNRKYEGTGLGLALSRRLAQLHGGDITVRSELGHGSSFTLYLPGSRE; this is translated from the coding sequence ATGCAGACTCTAGAGCATTCTCAGGTTATGCAGCGGCAAGAATTGTCAATTGCCGCGCAACTTCACCTGTTAATCGTAGAAGACGTAAAGGCAGATGTCGATTTGATGATACTTGCCCTTGAATCCGCCCAGATCGCATTTACCTTCGATATTGCCAAAAGTCACGGTGAGTGCCAGCACCTGCTGCAAACTCAAACTTACGATGCCATCTTGGCAGATTATCGGCTACCTCAGTTTACGGCATATCAGGTGTTGCAACTTTTACAGGCATCTGGGCATGAGATTCCACTGATTCTAGTGACTGGCAGTCTGGGAGAAGAGGCAGCAGTTGATTGCATTAAAGCAGGCATGACAGATTATGTCATGAAAGAGCGGTTGTTTCGCCTACCCGTAGTGTTGAAGCGATCGCTGCAAGAATTTGAACTGCGTCGCCAACAGCAGCAAGCCGCAGCCCGCACTCAACTCCAAGCGCAGCAACAGGCAATTATCAATCACATCGTCCATGCCATGCGCGAAACTTTGGTACTGGATGAGGTGCTGCAAATTACAGCAGATATGCTACACCAAGCTTTGGGTTTGAGTCGTTGCCTCATTTCTCAGCCCAATTCTCAAGCCCAAATGGGAGTTTATCACATTAGCGCTGCGACCAGAGAACGGGAACATTTACTAGGACATGAATGCTCTCTTTACCCCTTCTATAAAGATAAACTGTTGCGGGGAGAGATGCTTATCGTTCGCGATATGGATGAGAATGTCCCTATAGCAGTCCGAGATATTGCCGGAGAATGTAACATTCGCGCTGTGATTATTGCCCCTTTGTTGTATCGTCAGTCGTTTCTAGGTGGAATTATCCTGCACCAGTGCGATCGCGAACGAGATTGGACGGAGCAAGAGATTTCTCTAGTCAGAGCAATTAGCGATCAGTGCGCGATCGCCATTCATCAAGTCCAATTATTTTCTCAAGTACAGCAGCAATTACACCGTCAGCAAACTCTCAATCAGATCAGTCAGGCACTCAATTCTATCCTCGATCCAGATGTGATTTTACAAGAAATTGTCAGACTGACTGGCGAATGTTTTGATGTCGATCGACTGTTAATTTTTTCTGTCGATACAGACACAGTGCAAATTTTGAAAGAGTGGCGAGCTAGCGATCGCATTTACTCAATGCTCAACCTCCAATTTCCCAAATCAGAATGGTCCGATCTAATCGAACCTGACTCTGATTTTTACTGTCGGCGCTATTTTCACGCTCCCAACTACTCTCAATTGCCTCCTACGAGAATTAGACAGTTGCAAATCGAACAAGCAAGTACTCGTTCTGTTTTGTGCGTCCCAATTTTTATTCGCGATCGCCTCTTCGGTGGTCTATCTTTGCATACCACTAATGCTTATCGTACCTTTACTCACGAAGAAATTTACTTACTGCAACAAATTGCCGATCAAGCTGCGATCGCCCTCTATAACGCACAAAGTTACGAGCGTTTAGAAGAATTAGTCCAACAACGTACCCAAGAATTAGAAGCAGAAAAATTAGTTTCAGAAACAGCCAATCGAGCTAAGAGCGAATTTTTAAGTAATATCAGTCACGAACTGCGGACACCCCTAACGGGAATTTTAGGCTTTTCTGGCGTATTAATGGAACAAATTTTTGGTTCGTTAAATGCCAAACAAAAACAATATGTTGAATGCATTCATACCTCTGGCAAGCATTTATTAGACCTGATCAATGACTTACTCGATCTCACTAAAATTGAAGCAGGAAAAGAAGAATTAACCCCAGAAACCTTATCCATCGAAGATATAGCACAAGCTTGTCTATCTCTTTTTCAAGAACGTTGTCGGCAGCGGGGATTAGAATTTCATTTGGCGATCGCTGCTGAGACAATAACCTGTACTGCCGATCGACGGCGTTTGAACCAAATTCTAGTCAATCTATTATCTAACGCGCTCAAATTTACAGACACGGGTTCGATTACACTGCGCATCGAACAAACATCTCAAGAAATTTTATTCTCAGTCATAGATACTGGAATTGGTATTGCGCTAGAAGATTGTGAAGCAATTTTTCACCCATTTCACCAAGTTGATAGTGGTTTGAACCGGAAATATGAAGGTACGGGACTGGGTTTAGCCTTATCGCGTCGCCTCGCTCAACTACACGGCGGTGATATCACCGTTCGCTCAGAATTAGGGCATGGTAGTTCTTTTACTTTGTATTTACCAGGGAGCAGGGAGTAG
- a CDS encoding calcium-binding protein, protein MRLAAQVLYGAIVYHKTYSFKERDMAVITGTNADDGLNGTDENDIIYGLGGIDFIQGNGGDDEIYGGEGDDIIFSGTGQDRIFGGEGADRIFGSFESYGGDGNDALFGGTKLFGGDDNDSLWSGEGNDQLYGEDGNDSLYGGTQDDILYGADGNDNLNGGSGNDRLFGEDGNDTLLGIGLNDVPSSGSAGSDRFTSSIDILRGGDGADNFVFGGTLAGRAFGSFYTVAGNGDYGAIADFDKSQDKISLVREQRGFGIEEVTVEYSLAASPSGLPSGTAIFANNIGAKPELIAIVQNVSPDSLSLSDSYFQFIA, encoded by the coding sequence GTGCGTCTGGCTGCTCAAGTGCTGTACGGGGCGATCGTCTACCACAAAACATATTCTTTCAAGGAGCGAGACATGGCAGTCATTACAGGTACAAACGCTGACGACGGCTTAAACGGTACAGATGAAAACGACATCATCTATGGTTTAGGTGGAATTGACTTCATTCAAGGTAATGGTGGTGATGACGAGATCTACGGCGGAGAAGGTGATGACATCATATTTAGCGGCACTGGGCAAGACAGGATATTTGGTGGAGAAGGTGCTGACAGAATATTTGGCAGCTTTGAAAGTTACGGTGGAGATGGTAACGATGCTTTATTTGGCGGAACCAAGCTTTTCGGCGGAGACGATAACGATAGTTTGTGGAGCGGAGAAGGCAACGACCAATTGTACGGGGAAGATGGTAACGACAGCTTATATGGAGGCACGCAAGACGACATTTTATATGGCGCGGATGGCAATGATAACTTGAATGGAGGATCTGGCAACGATCGATTATTCGGCGAAGATGGCAACGATACCCTGCTTGGGATTGGATTGAATGATGTACCGTCCTCTGGTTCGGCTGGTTCCGATCGCTTCACATCGTCAATCGATATACTTAGAGGTGGCGACGGTGCAGATAACTTCGTTTTTGGTGGCACGCTGGCAGGACGCGCATTCGGCTCTTTCTATACGGTGGCTGGTAATGGCGATTATGGTGCGATCGCTGACTTCGACAAAAGCCAAGATAAAATCTCGCTCGTCAGAGAGCAGCGGGGTTTTGGTATAGAAGAAGTCACAGTTGAATATAGTTTGGCTGCATCTCCTAGCGGTTTGCCCTCTGGAACGGCAATATTTGCCAACAATATCGGTGCAAAGCCAGAGCTAATTGCGATCGTGCAAAATGTTTCTCCAGACTCTCTCAGTCTTTCTGATTCCTACTTTCAATTTATTGCCTAG
- a CDS encoding bifunctional sterol desaturase/short chain dehydrogenase codes for MMSVFAATVTCTAWIVGSILWVELVRDAYHVLSHRVPFLYRQHVWHHRVFRRDLTFASADIYCKAQWHNDLPECLVMLLLSFGAWYLCYWQTPAYQWAALAGTAYTMMFLVSCIARGSGSEWAREATDLTHMPGAFTSPPARWFVNRTYHWRHHFDDDDAYFCGTFTLVDKLMGTALALKGKTIAVTGASGTLGRSLLLHLHQAGAKVIALSSKPEPVTLSFDGKTLAVKTVSWQVGQEAELSQLLEKVDILILNHGINVHGERTPDAIAKSYEVNTFSAWRLMEMFLATVRTNEDIATKEVWINTSEAEVSPAVSPLYELSKRTLGDLMTLRRLDAPCVIRKLILGPFKSNLNPIGIMNGDRVAKQIIALAQRDVRNIIVTINPLTYILFPLKEFFVSLYFRLFSRSSSLLQSGDRSESAKIKAGIER; via the coding sequence ATGATGTCCGTTTTCGCTGCCACCGTGACATGCACGGCATGGATAGTCGGATCTATCCTCTGGGTAGAACTCGTGCGGGATGCGTATCACGTCTTATCGCATCGAGTGCCATTTTTATATCGGCAGCACGTCTGGCATCATCGCGTCTTTCGCCGAGACTTGACTTTTGCGAGTGCCGACATTTATTGCAAAGCCCAGTGGCATAATGACTTGCCGGAATGCTTGGTGATGCTGCTACTTTCCTTCGGTGCGTGGTATCTCTGCTACTGGCAAACACCCGCATATCAGTGGGCAGCCTTGGCGGGAACTGCCTATACAATGATGTTTTTAGTCAGTTGTATCGCCCGTGGTAGCGGTAGCGAATGGGCAAGGGAAGCGACAGATTTAACTCATATGCCTGGTGCGTTTACTTCCCCTCCGGCACGCTGGTTTGTGAATCGCACCTATCACTGGCGACATCACTTTGATGATGACGATGCCTACTTCTGCGGTACTTTTACTTTGGTAGATAAGCTTATGGGTACAGCATTAGCACTGAAAGGAAAAACGATCGCGGTGACAGGGGCATCGGGAACGCTGGGGCGATCGCTATTATTACACCTCCACCAAGCAGGGGCAAAAGTTATTGCCCTGAGTTCTAAACCCGAACCCGTGACGCTAAGCTTTGACGGTAAAACCCTAGCAGTTAAAACTGTATCGTGGCAGGTAGGGCAAGAAGCCGAATTATCCCAGTTGTTAGAAAAAGTTGATATTTTAATCCTCAATCATGGCATCAACGTACATGGGGAAAGAACGCCAGATGCGATCGCTAAATCTTATGAGGTTAACACTTTCTCCGCTTGGCGACTGATGGAAATGTTTCTCGCCACAGTTCGTACTAACGAAGATATTGCCACAAAGGAAGTCTGGATCAATACATCGGAAGCTGAAGTTAGCCCTGCTGTTAGTCCCTTATACGAGCTTTCCAAACGAACTTTAGGCGATTTAATGACTTTACGGCGGTTAGATGCTCCTTGTGTCATCCGCAAGTTGATTTTAGGTCCATTCAAAAGTAACTTAAATCCAATTGGAATTATGAATGGCGATCGCGTTGCGAAACAAATTATTGCCCTAGCTCAGCGCGATGTTCGCAATATTATCGTGACAATCAATCCTTTGACTTACATCCTATTTCCGTTAAAAGAATTTTTTGTTTCGCTCTATTTCCGGTTGTTTAGCCGTTCTAGTAGTTTATTACAGTCGGGCGATCGCTCTGAGTCAGCAAAAATTAAAGCAGGGATCGAACGATAG
- the rsmI gene encoding 16S rRNA (cytidine(1402)-2'-O)-methyltransferase: MVTEPKPGTLYVVGTPIGNLEDISFRAVRILQSVDAIAAEDTRHTGKLLHHFQIKTPQLSYHEHNRNSRIPEIIAQLQTGKAIALVTDAGMPGISDPGYELVQACVEAEITVVPIPGASAVVTALSAAGLPTDRFVFEGFLPAKGKPRRDRLEFLQTESRTIILYEAPHRLRQTLQDLATVFGAERQIVLARELTKLHEEFWRGQIEGAIVHYQQKEPQGEYTLVVAGMELVKPQLSETEIQAELQKLLLAGVSRSQASRQLAKATSLSRQEIYQLALAIPNLPLSASPTPDIQNE; this comes from the coding sequence ATCGTGACTGAACCAAAACCAGGGACGCTATACGTAGTTGGAACGCCAATTGGTAATTTAGAAGATATTAGCTTTCGGGCAGTGCGGATCTTGCAGTCGGTAGATGCGATCGCGGCGGAGGATACTCGCCACACGGGGAAGTTATTGCATCATTTTCAAATTAAAACACCACAACTGAGTTATCACGAACACAACCGTAACAGCCGCATTCCCGAAATTATCGCTCAGTTACAAACAGGTAAAGCGATCGCTTTAGTGACAGATGCCGGAATGCCGGGGATCTCCGATCCTGGGTATGAGTTAGTCCAAGCTTGCGTCGAGGCAGAGATCACCGTTGTCCCAATTCCTGGTGCGAGTGCTGTAGTTACAGCTTTGAGTGCGGCGGGTTTACCTACAGATCGGTTTGTGTTTGAGGGGTTTTTGCCAGCTAAGGGCAAACCCAGACGCGATCGCCTAGAGTTTTTACAAACAGAATCCCGCACGATAATTTTATACGAAGCTCCGCATCGCTTGCGTCAAACTTTACAAGATTTAGCTACGGTATTTGGGGCAGAAAGACAAATCGTTTTGGCGCGAGAACTGACGAAGTTACACGAAGAATTCTGGCGGGGGCAAATTGAAGGGGCGATCGTCCATTATCAACAAAAAGAACCCCAAGGAGAATACACTTTAGTCGTAGCGGGAATGGAATTGGTGAAACCCCAGCTATCGGAAACAGAAATTCAGGCAGAATTGCAAAAATTGCTTTTAGCAGGAGTATCGCGATCGCAGGCTAGCCGTCAGTTAGCAAAAGCTACGTCTTTATCGCGCCAGGAAATTTATCAGTTGGCTTTAGCTATTCCGAATTTACCCCTGTCTGCATCACCGACACCAGACATCCAGAACGAATAA